From Micromonospora rifamycinica, a single genomic window includes:
- a CDS encoding GNAT family N-acetyltransferase, which translates to MDGTTLRTPRLHLRPVRDGDVDRLLEYRNLPEVTYWLLRTEVEPAAFRAAWRRAAADPDDHSMAVTLDDRLIGTVSLELLDGMGQPGMPTRTEAALGYVFDPAHRGHGYATEAVVAVLAHAFTGLGVRRITAGCFADNLASVRVLEKVGMRREQHGVGDSWHAERGWVDGYTYALDVDTWRSAARR; encoded by the coding sequence ATGGACGGCACCACGCTCCGCACCCCCCGCCTTCACCTGCGCCCGGTACGCGACGGCGACGTCGACCGGCTCCTCGAGTACCGCAACCTCCCCGAGGTCACCTACTGGCTGCTGCGCACCGAGGTGGAGCCGGCGGCGTTCCGGGCGGCCTGGCGGCGGGCGGCGGCGGACCCCGACGACCACAGCATGGCGGTCACCCTGGACGACCGGCTGATCGGCACCGTCTCGCTGGAGCTGCTGGACGGGATGGGGCAGCCCGGCATGCCGACCCGCACGGAGGCCGCACTCGGCTACGTCTTCGACCCGGCGCACCGGGGCCACGGCTACGCGACCGAGGCGGTCGTCGCGGTGCTGGCTCACGCGTTCACCGGGTTGGGGGTCCGCCGGATCACCGCCGGGTGCTTCGCCGACAACCTCGCCTCGGTGCGGGTGCTGGAGAAGGTCGGGATGCGCCGGGAGCAGCACGGCGTCGGTGACTCCTGGCACGCCGAACGGGGCTGGGTGGACGGCTACACCTACGCGCTGGACGTCGACACGTGGCGCAGCGCAGCCCGTCGGTGA
- a CDS encoding YdeI/OmpD-associated family protein translates to MVSAELDELIVADADALRAWLTAHHDTSPGVWLALTRKGGTVTTLTWQQAVDEGLCFGWIDGQARKRDQESSWIRFTPRRARSSWSQRNVAHVARLEEQGRMQPSGRAAVAAARADGRWAAAYAPPSESQVPADLLAAIAADPAAQAMFDVLTSANRFALTHRLNAVKRAQTRERKIDEFVAMLARQETLHPQKARPPHTP, encoded by the coding sequence ATGGTGAGCGCGGAACTGGACGAGTTGATCGTTGCCGACGCGGACGCGTTGCGCGCCTGGCTGACGGCCCACCACGACACCTCACCCGGCGTGTGGCTCGCCCTGACCCGCAAGGGCGGCACCGTCACCACCCTGACCTGGCAGCAGGCGGTCGACGAGGGGTTGTGCTTCGGCTGGATCGACGGGCAGGCCCGCAAGCGGGACCAGGAGAGCTCCTGGATCAGGTTCACCCCCCGCCGGGCACGCAGCTCCTGGTCGCAACGCAACGTCGCCCACGTGGCCCGGCTGGAGGAGCAGGGCCGGATGCAGCCCTCGGGCCGCGCCGCGGTGGCGGCCGCCCGGGCCGACGGGCGGTGGGCCGCCGCCTACGCCCCGCCCTCGGAGTCGCAGGTACCCGCCGACCTGCTCGCCGCCATCGCCGCCGACCCCGCCGCCCAGGCCATGTTCGACGTGCTGACCAGTGCCAACCGGTTCGCGCTCACCCACCGCCTCAACGCCGTCAAACGGGCGCAGACCCGGGAGCGGAAGATCGACGAGTTCGTCGCGATGCTGGCCCGCCAGGAGACGCTCCACCCGCAGAAGGCCCGGCCGCCGCACACGCCGTGA
- a CDS encoding TetR/AcrR family transcriptional regulator, whose translation MSGYPDELSGHVSASVKGAAASRADARRNRDRILRAARDLVHEPGELKLNAVAKACGIGQGTLYRHFPTREDLLVEVYRNEVDDLVAAAPRLLATHPPVAALAAWFDRVAAYARVKRDVFAAVEAATWRDLAAHSLGPIGEAVELLLAAGRSAGSIRADVEARDVIVLIGWLSRVDDAELDSRGPRLLAVLVDGLRVPGR comes from the coding sequence ATGTCCGGTTACCCCGACGAGCTTAGCGGACACGTGTCCGCTTCTGTCAAGGGCGCGGCGGCGTCCCGCGCCGACGCGCGACGCAACCGCGACCGCATCCTGCGCGCGGCCCGCGACCTGGTGCACGAACCGGGCGAGCTGAAACTCAACGCGGTGGCGAAGGCCTGCGGCATCGGGCAGGGCACCCTGTACCGGCACTTCCCCACCCGGGAGGACCTGCTCGTCGAGGTGTACCGCAACGAGGTCGACGACCTGGTCGCCGCGGCCCCGCGCCTGCTGGCCACCCACCCGCCGGTGGCGGCGTTGGCCGCCTGGTTCGACCGGGTGGCCGCCTACGCCCGGGTCAAGCGGGACGTGTTCGCGGCCGTCGAGGCGGCGACCTGGCGTGACCTCGCCGCGCACAGCCTCGGCCCGATCGGCGAAGCCGTGGAGCTGCTGCTCGCCGCCGGCCGCTCGGCCGGCAGCATCCGCGCCGACGTCGAGGCCCGGGACGTCATCGTCCTGATCGGTTGGCTCTCCCGGGTGGACGACGCCGAACTCGACAGCCGGGGGCCGCGCCTGCTGGCCGTCCTGGTCGACGGTCTCCGGGTACCCGGCCGGTGA
- a CDS encoding SDR family oxidoreductase, translating to MTIPGKVVAITGASSGIGAATARHLAALGASVVLGARRTDRLDRLVAEIETAGGTAVAARVDVTTPDDLRSLVALAVERFGRLDVLVGNAGVSRLSTVAELDVEGWSAMVDVNVKGVLHGIAAALPVFTRQGSGHLVTVVSTSGLKITPTQAVYAGTKNAVRTLLEGLRQESTTGALRTTSISPGYVRTELVDQAIDDPGVREEVQRTMAEIGLDPGAVARAITFAIDQPDDVEIGDLTIRPTRQG from the coding sequence ATGACCATCCCCGGAAAGGTCGTCGCCATCACCGGCGCCAGCAGCGGCATCGGCGCGGCGACCGCCCGCCACCTCGCCGCGCTCGGCGCGTCGGTCGTCCTCGGTGCCCGCCGCACCGACCGGCTCGACCGCCTGGTCGCCGAGATCGAGACCGCCGGCGGCACGGCGGTCGCCGCCCGGGTGGACGTCACCACCCCGGACGACCTGCGGTCCCTGGTCGCCCTCGCCGTCGAGCGGTTCGGTCGGCTGGACGTCCTGGTGGGCAACGCCGGGGTCAGCAGGCTCAGCACCGTCGCCGAGCTGGACGTCGAGGGCTGGTCGGCGATGGTCGACGTGAACGTCAAGGGCGTCCTGCACGGGATCGCCGCCGCCCTGCCCGTCTTCACCCGCCAGGGCAGCGGTCACCTCGTCACGGTCGTCTCGACCTCCGGCCTGAAGATCACTCCCACCCAGGCGGTGTACGCCGGGACGAAGAACGCGGTGCGGACCCTACTGGAGGGCCTGCGGCAGGAGAGCACCACCGGAGCGCTGCGGACCACCTCGATCTCCCCCGGTTACGTGCGTACCGAACTCGTCGACCAGGCCATCGACGACCCCGGGGTACGCGAGGAGGTGCAGCGGACCATGGCCGAGATCGGCCTCGACCCCGGCGCGGTCGCCCGCGCGATCACCTTCGCCATCGACCAACCCGACGACGTCGAGATCGGCGACCTGACCATCCGGCCGACCCGCCAGGGCTGA